The Methylacidimicrobium sp. B4 genome contains a region encoding:
- a CDS encoding aminoacyl-tRNA deacylase gives MVPRLQHYLEENRVPYQTSHHPAAFTSQEVAEVSHTPGRHLAKVVMVKSRDGLVMAVVPSTRHVNLRKLEVLMHLPDLALAKEEEFAPRVADCRPGTMPPFGNLYGLKVYVDNEIARQPELVFQAGTHEDIASLAYLHFARLVRPVVGEISD, from the coding sequence ATGGTTCCGAGACTGCAGCACTACTTGGAGGAGAACCGGGTTCCCTACCAGACGAGCCACCACCCGGCGGCTTTCACCTCCCAGGAGGTGGCGGAGGTGAGCCACACCCCAGGGAGACACTTGGCCAAGGTCGTCATGGTGAAGAGTCGTGATGGGCTGGTGATGGCAGTGGTTCCCTCCACCCGCCATGTCAACCTCCGCAAGCTGGAGGTGCTGATGCACCTTCCGGACCTCGCGCTCGCCAAGGAGGAGGAATTTGCCCCGCGTGTCGCCGACTGCCGCCCGGGCACGATGCCGCCCTTTGGTAACCTTTATGGCCTCAAGGTCTACGTGGATAACGAGATCGCCCGGCAGCCCGAGCTGGTCTTTCAGGCCGGGACCCACGAGGATATCGCGAGCCTGGCCTACCTCCACTTTGCGCGGCTGGTGCGGCCGGTAGTGGGAGAGATTTCCGACTAG
- a CDS encoding AbrB/MazE/SpoVT family DNA-binding domain-containing protein, with product MPDAPRKRAILKKTEAESTATEAGPSFWTTHLSTKGQVVIPEQIRKDFGLRPGDEFVVVALNDLVFLKRV from the coding sequence GTGCCCGACGCCCCTCGGAAGAGAGCCATTTTGAAGAAGACCGAGGCGGAATCGACGGCAACAGAAGCGGGGCCAAGCTTTTGGACGACCCACCTTTCCACGAAGGGGCAGGTCGTGATTCCGGAGCAGATCCGGAAGGACTTCGGCTTACGGCCGGGAGATGAGTTCGTGGTGGTTGCGCTAAACGACTTGGTCTTCTTGAAACGAGTCTAA
- a CDS encoding AbrB/MazE/SpoVT family DNA-binding domain-containing protein, translating to MPSTKRRQRTSGTTRLSIKGQVVIPEAVCQRVGLKRGDQFLVLADKDTICLRLLHPPSSREWSQLRELANLLAAGTQQTAAAG from the coding sequence ATGCCCTCGACGAAGCGACGCCAACGGACTTCCGGCACCACGCGCTTGAGCATCAAGGGGCAGGTTGTGATTCCCGAGGCCGTTTGCCAACGGGTCGGTCTCAAGCGAGGGGATCAATTTCTCGTCCTCGCCGACAAGGACACGATTTGCCTCCGTCTGCTCCATCCGCCCTCGAGCCGTGAGTGGTCCCAGCTCCGGGAGCTAGCGAACCTGCTGGCAGCGGGAACCCAACAGACGGCCGCAGCCGGCTGA